The uncultured Campylobacter sp. genome segment TTTAAAATCCGCTTAGCCCAGGCTTGTAGCAGGGCTTGCTATTTAAATTAGGCGAGAAATTTAGATCAATTGAAATTTTAAAATTCCGCAAAATTTTGAAATTTTTAAAATCAACGATCTCGCAAAATTTGAAAACAGGCTCATCGAGAAATTCTATTTAGCGTCGCTCTGGCAGAATTTTCGCGGTAGAATTTCACATTTCGTTTGCAGCGCGCTTATAAATAGCACTTTTATGGCGCTCTACAAGGCGAGTGGCATTTCTGTGCCCGCTATTAGGACATCTGTGCGGGAGCGGCGAATAAATTTTTGCCCTATATGGGAATTAACGGCGTCGCAAGTGGCAGAGCGATTGAAATTTCCGGCACGCAGCATTGCAGGGCGGAATGTTATTAGCCTACACTTTGACTTAGTTATTTTTCTCCGCTTCTTCGTTTTCTTGCGGTTGCGCGACTGCTTTTTTGATCGCTTTTACGAGCGAAACTCTTGTGCCATCCATTCGCAGCACTTCGTAATCGCAGTTTTCATCGCTTATTTTATCGCCGATTTCAGGTAGGCTGCCGAAGAGATTAAAGACGTAGCCGCCGATCGTTAGCTGCTCGGTCTCCTCATCAAAGTCGATGCCCATCACCTCCTCGACGCCTTCGATCTCGAAGCGGCCTCTAAACTCAAAGGTATTCTCGTCGATACGTTTGAAATTTTGTGCATTCGCGTCATGCTCGTCGTTGATGTCGCCAAAAATTTCTTCTATTATATCTTCCATCGTCAAAAATCCCGCCGTACCGCCGTATTCGTCGATAACGAGCGCGGCGAAGATACGCTGTTTATTCATCATCGGTAAAATTTTAGAGATCGGGCTGTTTTCAGGCACGATGATGAGTTTGCGCACGATCTTATCGAAGCTTCGCTCACCCTTTTGCTGGATGATGTCGCGGATGTGGATGAGGCCTAGGACGTTATCCTTGCTGCCGTCGATATATGGAAAGCGCGTAAATTTCGACTGCAATACGGTTGCATAGTTTTCGTCGTAGCTTTTTTGCTTATTTAGGCATATGAGATCGCGCCTCGGCGTCATTATCTCTTTAGCGACTGTGTCGCTGAAATCGACGGCGTTTTTGATGATCTCGGTCTCTAGGCTATCGAGCACACCGCCTTTTAGGCTCTCGCTCGCGATGATTTTGATCTCTTCGTCAGAAAGTGCAAGCTCGCTCTCTTTGGCGGGCTTTACGCCGATGATTTTAAGCGAAACGGCGGCGATGAAATCAAACGCCTTGATGATCGGAAAAAACATAATCCAAAAAATATGAAGCGGTCTAGAGATGAAAAGCACGATCTTCTCGGTTTTGGCAATAGCGATGGATTTTGGCACTAGCTCGCCGAGCACGACGTGAAATAACGTAACGAGCGTAAAAGATATGACGAAGGCGATCGTATGTGCTGCCGCTCCGCCGCCTATGCCGATGGATCTTAGCGGCAGCTCGATCAGTCTCGATACCGCGGGCTCACCGATCCAGCCGAGGGCGAGCGAGCTTATCGTAATGCCTAGCTGTGTGGCGCTGAGATAGGTGTCTAGGGAGTTTGAAATTTTAAAAGCGAGCTCTGCGTTTGGAATTTTATCCTTGATAAGCTCTTCGAGGCGAGACTTTCTTACTTTGACGATTGAGAATTCCGAAAGAACAAAAAAAGCATTCATAAAGATGAATACAAAAGCTAAAACTAACATTAAAACCGAACTGTCCGTGTCCAAATTTCTTATCCTTTGAAATTTAAAAATAAATATTTATGATTATATCTAAAAACACTTTAAAATCCAAAAGATATGGAAAATGCCTCGCGCCCGCTTGTAGAATTCTGCCGTAATTTAAAATTTCGTACTGCGGCAGGCCTTTGTCTCAGCGAGATTTTATCGAAATAGAGCTACAGCGCGGCGGCGGATAATCCTAGCGCCACGCGCAAGCCCATTAAGAAATTTAAATGCGACGATAAAACCTGCTACTTAAAAAACCTTAGCGCGCAAGCTCTTGCGAAATTTTAAATCGCAAGACTATCTATTTCTTGTGGCAGCCTCGTAAAGCGGCAAGACTTTCGGCATCACCTCTTTTAGATCGGCGATGCGATCGTCGTTTGAAGGGTGCGTGGACATAAATTTAAGCGGATGGCTCTCGTTTAGCTTATTCATCTTCTCCCAGACGTTTATCGCCGCTCGCGGATCGTATCCTGCGCGCGCCATCAGCTCGACACCCATCAGATCAGCCTCCGTCTCATGCGTGCGCGAAAACGGCAGCGTGAAAGTGTACTGCGCCGCCATGTTCAAAGCCGCTGAGCCCAGATCTCCAAGCCCCGCTGCAGAGCTTGCTACGGCGATACCGACATCTTTCATCTGTTCAGTAGAGGCTCGCTCGCGGCTGTGTTCGCGCAGTGCGTGCGACATCTCGTGCCCCAAAATAGCAGCCAGCTCGGCATCGGTAAGCTTAAGCTTTTCGATGATGCCCGTATATACGACGATGCGGCCGCCAGGCATACACCAAGCATTGATCGTAGGGTCGTTGATGACGTTTACCTGCCAGTTCCATTTCAGTGCGTCTTTGCGAAATGCGCCGACTTGAGCGATTAGGCGCTTCGAGATGCCTCTAACGCGATCAGTTAGCTTTTTATCGGTATTTAGGACATGCTTGGCGTTTGCCTGGGTGGTAATCTGCTTGTAGGCAAGCGCGGCACTTTGATCCATTTCGGCTTCGCTTACGGTGATGAATTGCGAGCGGCCGATGCCTACGGCGCCGCCTTGCGTGGTGCTCGCACAGCCGCTAAAAATCATCATCGCAGCAAAGGATATTAAAAGAGCTATTTTTTTCATCTTTTCTCCTTGGAATTTTGCGGCGATTTTAGCGAAATTTGATTAAATTTTTAGAATTTTATTTTGGATCGTTGAATTTTACGAGCGTGATCTATTTGGAATTTGCCGTAAAATTTAAGGACGCCCATCGCCTTTAAAATAGGATTGGGCTTTGTGATTTGGCGATAAAATTTAGCAGTGATTTCGCAGAATTTTATCACGGCGTAAACGAGGCATTGCTATGTGAAAGTAGTGGATTTGTCCAAGTGCGGCGTTGTATAAACAAGGCGCCTCTGCGCCTAAATATAGCGGGGGAGGGTCGCGGTTTTAAATTTACGCAACGATAAATCCGGTAGAATTTTATTTACACCAGGCGCTCGGTTCGGGCGGATAAGAGCAATTTGAAATTTGCACAATCAAATCGCGCGATAAGATGGGCTCGGATGTTGCTATGATTTGAGATGAGCTGCGTTAGTATTTTGTGCGCATAAATTCTAATTATTAACTTGGCAAAAGGCACTACACCACTGCATCTTGCGCTACAATAAAATTTCGTTGTGGGAATTGAAATGATCGCAGAAATGCCAAACGCCACAGACACCTTTACGTAGAATTTTATCTCGCGGAATTTTATTTACGCGCAACGGGGTAAAATTTCAAACCGCAAATCGTACCATATCACTTTGGGTAGAATTTTAAATTTTTAAGCATTTAGAATTTTAAAATTCGGCTACGCAAATTTATACGATGAAATTTCAAGCTTAAAAATCCGCGCCGTTTTTGGAATTTTATATGTGCCGCGTCAGCTATAAAATTTTACACTTAGAATTTTATCGCTGCGGCAAGATTTGGTTGGACCGGGGTCTCGCATCGCCGTAGGATTTTTGGCGGCACGGAATTTTGCAGTGCATATATAAACTCAGCTATACAAAATTCATAAAGTCCTTTAACGGCACGGAATTCTGCTGTGCCAATAAAGCGCATAAAGAATTCTGCGTAGGTCTCGCAAACTCTAACGAAAGCTCCTTTCTTTTAGGGCACGCGAGCTTTAAGGCATGCTAGTATAGGCATGTGAGTAAATTTTGCAGCGCAAAGCAGCGAGCGCCGAGTGTTTACCGTTAGGGATTTCGCACCTGTGGCGCCCATTTAGTCCTTTTTGGACTTTAGTTTGGAGATCGTTTCTTTTGCGGCCTCGTAAGCCTTAGCGCTCATCTCGCGCGCCCTTTCGCTTACGTTTTTGGCGACCTCGGAACTTTTTAGCTCGGCAAATTTTTGGCTCATCTTCTTTTCAAATTCGCTAAGCTCTTTTTTGATTGCGTCCAGTTTCTCGTCCAGATCGAGGTTTTCGATGATTTTGGCGCTTTTTTGGCTCAGCTCTTGAGTGATTTCGCGTGCCTTGGCGCTCGCCTTTTTTGCGCGCTCGCCAAGCTCGATCTCACCGATTTTGGCGCTTAGTTGCTCGGCAAGATCGCTTGAAATTTTTCTAAATTTAGCCAGGTAGCCGCCGAATTCTTCATCGGCGATCTTGGCGATCTCGCTTTTAGCGGGCTCCTCCGAGCTTGCGACCGCATCGCTTAAAACCGCGCTAAATAGCTCGCTCATCTGCGAAATTTGAAGCCTTTCGTTCTCTAGGCTCTGTGCGTCGCTTGCTGGCGAGAAACTTAGCTCGTCGCGGTATCTTTCGGCGGCTTTGTTTATGCCGTCGTAGCAGCCTAAAATCGCGCCTCTAATCAGCGCAGAGGCTGTATTTTTGCTCTCGTTTGCGACGAAAATCGCGCGATTTATGATGATTTTTGAAATTTCTTTAGTGCGGAATTTCGTAAATTCTCCGTCGC includes the following:
- a CDS encoding M48 family metallopeptidase codes for the protein MKKIALLISFAAMMIFSGCASTTQGGAVGIGRSQFITVSEAEMDQSAALAYKQITTQANAKHVLNTDKKLTDRVRGISKRLIAQVGAFRKDALKWNWQVNVINDPTINAWCMPGGRIVVYTGIIEKLKLTDAELAAILGHEMSHALREHSRERASTEQMKDVGIAVASSAAGLGDLGSAALNMAAQYTFTLPFSRTHETEADLMGVELMARAGYDPRAAINVWEKMNKLNESHPLKFMSTHPSNDDRIADLKEVMPKVLPLYEAATRNR
- a CDS encoding hemolysin family protein, whose protein sequence is MLVLAFVFIFMNAFFVLSEFSIVKVRKSRLEELIKDKIPNAELAFKISNSLDTYLSATQLGITISSLALGWIGEPAVSRLIELPLRSIGIGGGAAAHTIAFVISFTLVTLFHVVLGELVPKSIAIAKTEKIVLFISRPLHIFWIMFFPIIKAFDFIAAVSLKIIGVKPAKESELALSDEEIKIIASESLKGGVLDSLETEIIKNAVDFSDTVAKEIMTPRRDLICLNKQKSYDENYATVLQSKFTRFPYIDGSKDNVLGLIHIRDIIQQKGERSFDKIVRKLIIVPENSPISKILPMMNKQRIFAALVIDEYGGTAGFLTMEDIIEEIFGDINDEHDANAQNFKRIDENTFEFRGRFEIEGVEEVMGIDFDEETEQLTIGGYVFNLFGSLPEIGDKISDENCDYEVLRMDGTRVSLVKAIKKAVAQPQENEEAEKNN